CTCGGTCTCGGACAGCTCCGAATGATCGTGATCGTGATGATGGTGGTCGTGATCGTGGCTCATGCCGGCGAAGATAGGCGCAATGGCCTGGGCCTGTCGAGTATGCGTTGCGGCGCAACCGGGTCCCATATTCGTGAGGCCGGAGGTAGGCTAGCATCGCCGCGAAGCAGACTGGAGGCGCCGGTGACGAACTACGTGAAAGTCGAGAAAGGCCTCGGCCCCGATGGGCGGATTGCAGTCGTGAGATTTGACCGCGGCGACGGCATTAACGCGCTCTCGCCCGAGGCGCTGCGCCAGCTCACTGCGGCCGCACGCAGCTTCGAGGATGATGCTGAGACCTCCGTCGTGGTGCTGACCGGCAGCACCAGCACGTTCAGCGCCGGCTTCGACCTCAAGGATGCCGAAGGACGTTCGCGCAAGGACATGGACCTCGGCACGCTGCGGCGGCATCTCAAGCTCGGGCCGCGCCTGACGCAGGCCTGGCAGGAGATGGAGCAGATCACGATCGCGGCGATCGAAGGCTTTTGTGTCGGCGGCGGCGTTGCGCTCGCCGTGGCGCTCGACTTCCGCGTCATGGGCCGGGATGCGCATCTACGTGTGCCCGAGATCGGGCTCGGCATGAACATGAGCTGGCAGAGTATCCCGCGCATGCTGCATCTGATGGGGCCGGCCCGCACCAAGCAGGCGGTGATCCTGGCCGATCAGCGCATCTCAGCGGACGAAGCCTATGAATGGCGTCTGGTGGAGCAGGTGGTCGATCCCGGCCATGCATTCGATGCCGCGATGGATCTCGCGCGCAAGGTCGCGGCGCAGCCGCCGCTCTCGGTCGCCATGACAAAGCTCACCGTCAACCGGCTCGCGCATGCGCTGGACGACCTCGCCAGCCACATGGACGTCGACCAGTTTGCGCTCGCTGGCTTCAGCGAGGACCACAAGGAGGGGGTGGAGGCGTTCCTGACGCGCCGCAAGCCGCGATTCAAGGGGCGCTAGGGTCTGGACTCAATTGAGCCACCAGAGCAAGGCGGCGGTCAGAAGGATTGCTGAGAGGAAGATATCTGCGCGCTTGTCATATCGGGTGGCGATGCGGCGGAAGTCCTTCAGGCGACAAAACATGCGCTCGATGACGTTGCGGCCTTTGTAGGCGCGTTTGTCGTAGCGATGCGGGTGCTTACGGGTCGGATTTGGGGGGATGACCGCCTTGATCCGCCGCTGTGCGAGTTCCTCGCGCAAGCTTCTGGCGTCATAGGCTCGGTCGGCAATGACACTCTTCGGTCGATGCCCCAAAGTGAGCAGACGGCGGGCTCCGTCGAGGTCGTGGACGTTTCCAGCCGTGATCAACAAGGCATATGGACGCCCGATCTCATCGGTCAGCGCGTGGATTTTGGTCGTTTGCCCGCCACGCGAGCGGCCGATGGCATTGTTGAAGGCCCCCCTTTTGCGCCGGCTGCCGAGCGGTGGGCTTTGATGTAGGTGGAATCAACAGATGCCGCCCCGTACATGCCAGTCGACCCCGTCAGGGCATAGAAAATATCGGTCCAAATCCCCTGACGGCTCCAGCGATTGAAGCGATTGTAAACCGTCGTATACGGGCCGTAGACCTCCGGGCAGTCGCGCCAACGCGCCCCACATCGCAGCATATGGACGATCCCGCTGATCACCCGGCGATCATCCACCCGGTGCGCTCCGCGGCGGCCTCGCGGCAACAACGGCTCTATTCGCTGCCACTCTGCATCGCTCAACCAATAGACTTGCTTTGCCATCCAAGCCTCCCTCCGTTGGAAAGCTTGAATCACAATCCCGCCTCAAGAGGAATCTCTATTGAGTACAGACCCTAGTCCACGGCGCTGTCGGACGTTGATGTCAGGCAGATGGATTTTCTTCTCCAGGAGGCGATCGGGAAAACTTCGTCCAACTTCCCGCGAATATCCGACATTGCAAGAAGGGCCTGAAAGGGCGATGGTGCGTGCTGCGATGCAGCGCGCTTCGCAAGCCCTGATCGCGGTTCCAATCCCGTCGCATGATGCGACCCGGCTTCCCGTGCGCTCGGCGGGCAAGCGAACCATTCTGCATGAAGGCCATTTCCATGAACGCTCACCAATCGCTTGCGATCGGACAGCCGATCCAGACGCCTGAAGCGATTTCACCCGCCGTGACTGAACCGGACGCGATGGTCCGGCTCGAAGGGATCTCAAAAACCTATCCCGCCTATCGCGGCAAGCCCGGCGTCAACGCCCTGCAAGACATCGACTTCGCCATTCCGCGGGGCTCCATTACCGGCGTCATCGGCCGCTCGGGCGCGGGCAAATCGAGCCTGGTCCGGCTGATCAACGGGCTCGAGAAGCCGACCGCGGGCCGCGTCATCGTCGACGGCAGGGACATCTCGGCACTGGCCGGCCGCGAGCTGCGGCTGGCGCAGCGCTCGATCGGCATGATCTTCCAGCATTTCAACCTGCTGTCCTCGCGCACGGCGGCCGGCAACATCGCGCTGCCGCTCGAGATCGCCGGCTGGACCAAAACCGACATCAAGACGCGCGTCGCCGAGTTGCTGGCACTAGTCGGCATCGCCGACAAGCACGACCGCTATCCCTCCGAACTCTCCGGCGGCCAGAAGCAGCGTGTCGGCATCGCGCGGGCGCTCGCGACGCGGCCGAGCGTGCTGCTGTCGGATGAGGCGACATCCGCGCTCGATCCGCAGACCACGCGCGCGATCCTGGATTTGCTTGCGAGCATCAACCGCGAACTGGGCGTGACCATCGTGCTGATCACCCACGAAATGTCGGTGGTGCGTCAGCTCGCGAAAGAGGTCGTGGTGCTCGATGCCGGCCGCGTGGTCGAGAGCGGCGATGTCGCCGATATTTTCACCCATCCCAGGCACCCGATCACGCAATCCTTCCTGGCCGAGGTGATCGGCGACAGCCTGCCGCTGTCGTTGGCGAGCCGGATCGTGCCGGAGCCGGTCGCGGGCGGGCAGGCCGTAATCCGCGTCCAGGTTCGCGGGGCTGGGGCCGGTGACACGCTGGTGGCGCGGCTTGCCCGTGAGCTCGGCCTTGACGTCGCGCTGCTTTCGGCTCGCATCGACGAGATCAGCGGCCAGCACGTCGGCTCGCTCGTTCTCGGCATTCCCGGCGGAGAGGACGCGGTGACGCGGACGCTCGCCTGGCTTTCTCAATATCAATTCCCGGCGGAGCGCCTCGGCCATGTCGCCTGAACTCATCAACCTGATCGTCCAGGCCACGGGCGAAACCCTGTTCATGGTCGGCATCGCGGCGCTGCTTGGCACTGTCTTCGGCCTGCCGCTCGGCGTCTTCCTCGCCACCAGCCGCAAGGGGGAACTGTTCGCGGCACCCGCCGTCAACGGCATCCTGGGCGTCATCGTCAATGCGACGCGGTCCACTCCCTTCATCATCCTGGTCGTCGCCATCATCCCGTTCACGCGGCTCGTCGCCGGCACCTCGATCGGCTCGACCGCCGCGATCGTCCCGCTGACGATTGCCTCGACACCGTTCATCGCGCGCCTCGTCGAGGCGGCGATCCGCGAGGTCGATGGCGGCCTGATCGAGACGGCGTCCTCGTTCGGGGCCTCGCCGATCCAGATCGTGCTCAAGGTGCTGATCCCCGAGGCGCTGCCGGGCCTGTTGCTGGCGCTGACGCTCGCAGTGGTCAGCCTGCTCGGCTATTCCGCGATGGTCGGCGCCGTTGGCGGCGGAGGTCTCGGCGATCTCGGCATCCGCTACGGCTATCAGCGCTTCATGCCGGAGATGATGCTGGCCGTCGTCGTGGTGCTGATCGCACTGGTGCAGCTCGTGCAAAGCGCGGGCGATTATCTGGCGCGCCGGGTCAACCGGCGGCTGCGGCACCGCTGAACCGGTTCAGGCGGCCCGCTTCGCACGCCGCAAGGTCTGCGATGGCAGTTCGGAGAAGTGGCGCTTGTAGTCGAGCGAGAACTGGCTGAAATGCCAGAAGCCATGCTGCACGGCGACGTCGTAGACGGAGGCATCCGTGCCGCTGGCGCGTTTCAGATCGCGCCGCACGCGGTTCAGCCGCATCGCGCGCCAGTAATGCATCGGGCTCGTGCCCAACACCTCCTGGAAGCAATAGCCGAGCTTGCGCGGGCTGGCGCCGACCGCCTTGCAGACCTCCAGCAGCGAGAGCGTACGCTCGCCGCTGCCATGCATGAGCGCCCGGGCGCGATCGACGGTGCTCTTGCGCGCCGCAGCGCTGCGGCCGGGATCGCTGGGACGTGCGGTCGGCAGCATGTCCATAATCTCGACAAGAAGGGCGTCTTCGAGCGCCTGCCGAACGGCGGGATCGTCGAATTGTTCGGGCGTGGTCGTGATGGTCTCGTGGATCGCGGCAAGATGGGTGCGCAATCGCGCGACCGACGCCTCCGCCATCTCGATCACCCGCAACTGGTGCCAGACCGAACGCGGCAGCTCGATATCAAGCCGGGCGGCGAGCTCCTCGATCAGCGCTGCGCTCGCGACGACACCGCGCAGTTCGAATGACTTCGGCGTGCACATGTCGACCTCGGCGTCGATGCAGGCGATGACCTGGGCGCCTGCAACGCTGGCGCCGTTGCAATTGACCTCGCCGTCACCGTGCCAAGGCAGACCAATGCCAAAGCTGTCAGCCCCCAACTGGCCGTATTGGCGGACCTGCTGGCTGGTGATTTCACGGAAGACATCAAGCCGAGGCAGAGAGAGTTGGGTGAAACTGCCCCTGAAGGCGCCGGCGCTGATCTGGTCGTAGCTGAGCCGCCAGCGACCGAGTGAAGCGCAATGCTCGTCGACATCCGTGCTGCTGGCCTGAAACAAGCCGGCAGCCGAGTCCACAGTCGGTAGAGTTGCGCTTAAGGGCATGACGATACGTCGAAAATTCACCACCCGAGAGCCGGCAAGTTCCCCACCAGACTGGCACGGCCACGGGCGCTGTCCAGCAAAATATTGCCGAATCTCGATAACGCCCGCCGCGGCCTTCAATGCAATCTTCCTCTCCGGCTGCCCCCGACATCGGGGTTGGGGGGCGCTTTGCGGAGGGATCGAGATGCGACCGACCGAGATCATGCGTGGCAGTCCGCCCGCGCCCGAGGCGCAGGTGACGCGCGCGAACTGGCGCAGCTTCCCCGCGATACGCTGGGGCTTTGCCCACACCCGTGAAGTGCTGCCGACCGCGGAGGTCCGCCGCGCGGCGCATCCGACGCCGATGCGAAGCGCGCCGCGCGAGCTGTCAAAGTTGGGCTTCACCGCACCCGACGGCAACCCGACCACGATCGCGGCCACCCTGCGCGAGACCTATGGCGATGCACTGCTCGTCATGCACCGGGGCACGCTGATCCACGAATGGTACGGCGACGGCATGAGCGTAACTACGCCGCATCTGATCTGCTCCATCAGCAAGTCGATCGCCGGCACACTTGGCGGCGTGCTCGCCGCGTGCGGCCTGGTAGATCCCGAGGCGAGGGTGCTGCGTTACGTGCCGGAGCTGGAGACCTCGGTCTATGCCGGCTGCACCGTCCGCAATCTCCTCGACATGGCCGTCGCCATCAAATTCGAGGAGGATTACGAGGACCCCGCCGGCGATGTCGCGCGCTATCGTTTTTCCTCGGGCTGGGACGTGCCGCCGGCCGGCGTTGAGCCTGGCCATCAGC
This genomic stretch from Bradyrhizobium sp. CCGB12 harbors:
- a CDS encoding enoyl-CoA hydratase/isomerase family protein translates to MTNYVKVEKGLGPDGRIAVVRFDRGDGINALSPEALRQLTAAARSFEDDAETSVVVLTGSTSTFSAGFDLKDAEGRSRKDMDLGTLRRHLKLGPRLTQAWQEMEQITIAAIEGFCVGGGVALAVALDFRVMGRDAHLRVPEIGLGMNMSWQSIPRMLHLMGPARTKQAVILADQRISADEAYEWRLVEQVVDPGHAFDAAMDLARKVAAQPPLSVAMTKLTVNRLAHALDDLASHMDVDQFALAGFSEDHKEGVEAFLTRRKPRFKGR
- a CDS encoding IS5 family transposase (programmed frameshift) gives rise to the protein MAKQVYWLSDAEWQRIEPLLPRGRRGAHRVDDRRVISGIVHMLRCGARWRDCPEVYGPYTTVYNRFNRWSRQGIWTDIFYALTGSTGMYGAASVDSTYIKAHRSAAGAKGGPFNNAIGRSRGGQTTKIHALTDEIGRPYALLITAGNVHDLDGARRLLTLGHRPKSVIADRAYDARSLREELAQRRIKAVIPPNPTRKHPHRYDKRAYKGRNVIERMFCRLKDFRRIATRYDKRADIFLSAILLTAALLWWLN
- a CDS encoding methionine ABC transporter ATP-binding protein, coding for MKAISMNAHQSLAIGQPIQTPEAISPAVTEPDAMVRLEGISKTYPAYRGKPGVNALQDIDFAIPRGSITGVIGRSGAGKSSLVRLINGLEKPTAGRVIVDGRDISALAGRELRLAQRSIGMIFQHFNLLSSRTAAGNIALPLEIAGWTKTDIKTRVAELLALVGIADKHDRYPSELSGGQKQRVGIARALATRPSVLLSDEATSALDPQTTRAILDLLASINRELGVTIVLITHEMSVVRQLAKEVVVLDAGRVVESGDVADIFTHPRHPITQSFLAEVIGDSLPLSLASRIVPEPVAGGQAVIRVQVRGAGAGDTLVARLARELGLDVALLSARIDEISGQHVGSLVLGIPGGEDAVTRTLAWLSQYQFPAERLGHVA
- a CDS encoding methionine ABC transporter permease; the protein is MSPELINLIVQATGETLFMVGIAALLGTVFGLPLGVFLATSRKGELFAAPAVNGILGVIVNATRSTPFIILVVAIIPFTRLVAGTSIGSTAAIVPLTIASTPFIARLVEAAIREVDGGLIETASSFGASPIQIVLKVLIPEALPGLLLALTLAVVSLLGYSAMVGAVGGGGLGDLGIRYGYQRFMPEMMLAVVVVLIALVQLVQSAGDYLARRVNRRLRHR
- a CDS encoding helix-turn-helix domain-containing protein, whose product is MPLSATLPTVDSAAGLFQASSTDVDEHCASLGRWRLSYDQISAGAFRGSFTQLSLPRLDVFREITSQQVRQYGQLGADSFGIGLPWHGDGEVNCNGASVAGAQVIACIDAEVDMCTPKSFELRGVVASAALIEELAARLDIELPRSVWHQLRVIEMAEASVARLRTHLAAIHETITTTPEQFDDPAVRQALEDALLVEIMDMLPTARPSDPGRSAAARKSTVDRARALMHGSGERTLSLLEVCKAVGASPRKLGYCFQEVLGTSPMHYWRAMRLNRVRRDLKRASGTDASVYDVAVQHGFWHFSQFSLDYKRHFSELPSQTLRRAKRAA
- a CDS encoding serine hydrolase encodes the protein MRPTEIMRGSPPAPEAQVTRANWRSFPAIRWGFAHTREVLPTAEVRRAAHPTPMRSAPRELSKLGFTAPDGNPTTIAATLRETYGDALLVMHRGTLIHEWYGDGMSVTTPHLICSISKSIAGTLGGVLAACGLVDPEARVLRYVPELETSVYAGCTVRNLLDMAVAIKFEEDYEDPAGDVARYRFSSGWDVPPAGVEPGHQRAYLTTLRGTGKPHGKVFHYVSPNTEVLGWVYERACGMPYHRILSEYLWQPLGAEEDGSLTLDSHGMGRIAGGISVTARDLLRFGEMIRCRGVVEGRQVVPGWWIDDIRENGDPKAWADGDLAEFFPGARYRSKWFTIDPSRNAITAIGIHGQHLYVDLDSDTVIVKLATQPKAMDVPIDQRWFAAFNAITAHLAPR